In Nymphaea colorata isolate Beijing-Zhang1983 chromosome 3, ASM883128v2, whole genome shotgun sequence, a genomic segment contains:
- the LOC116249552 gene encoding endonuclease III homolog 1, chloroplastic isoform X3: MTMPLSNCLRSTLVPLPRSFLSLGMATRRGRGVRFSSNSKADEDANASQLTRNQISASKKRVKATVDVETKKMGADSLNERLGSLPEIEDFAFHKTRKSTSRQAAVSSTSPPVTNGTDLSKSTVEPPAGWQEILQGIRNMRASEDAPVDLVGCEKAGRFLPEKVGFYTRKAVYMKKVSEICLSKYGGDIPSSLEELLSLPGVGPKMAHLVMTVAWDNVQGICVDTHVHRICNRLGWVSKLGSTQKTSTPEETRVSLEYWLPKEEWAPINPLLVGFGQTVCTPLRPKCGSCLVNHICPSAFKEAATSPASKAKKASPRKR; encoded by the exons ATGACAATGCCTCTGTCCAATTGCCTGCGGAGCACCCTCGTGCCGCTGCCACGCTCGTTTCTCTCACTGGGGATGGCGACAAGGCGGGGAAGAGGCGTTCGTTTCTCTTCAAACTCGAAGGCAGACGAAG ATGCCAATGCAAGTCAACTAACTAGGAACCAAATCTCTGCGAGCAAGAAGAGGGTGAAGGCGACGGTGGACGTAGAGACCAAGAAGATGGGAGCTGATTCTTTGAATGAAAGG CTTGGAAGCCTCCCTGAGATTGAAGATTTTGCTTTCCACAAGACTAGGAAGTCTACTTCAA GACAGGCAGCGGTTTCATCTACATCTCCCCCTGTGACGAATGGGACTGATCTCTCCAAGTCAACAG TGGAACCACCTGCTGGTTGGCAGGAAATTTTGCAAGGGATTCGGAACATGAGAGCTTCTGAAGATGCTCCTGTAGACTTGGTTGGATGTGAGAAAGCTGGTAGATTTCTGCCAGAAAAG GTAGgattttatacaagaaaggctgtttacatgaaaaaagtttCTGAAATTTGCCTCTCAAAGTATGGAGGAGACATTCCCAGTTCTTTAGAGGAGTTACTCTCACTTCCAGGAGTCGGCCCTAAGATGGCTCATTTG GTCATGACTGTGGCTTGGGATAATGTTCAAGGCATATGTGTAGACACGCATGTTCATCGGATTTGCAATCGGTTAGGATGGGTATCAAAGCTAGGGTCAACACAG aaaaCGTCAACACCTGAAGAAACAAGAGTCTCATTGGAATATTGGCTTCCAAAGGAAGAGTGGGCTCCAATCAATCCGCTACTG GTTGGGTTTGGACAGACAGTATGCACCCCTCTTCGTCCAAAATGTGGCTCATGTCTTGTAAATCATATTTGCCCCTCTGCCTTCAAGGAAGCGGCTACCAGTCCAGCTTCTAAGGCCAAAAAGGCAAGTCCGAGGAAAAGATAG
- the LOC116249552 gene encoding endonuclease III homolog 1, chloroplastic isoform X1, with the protein MTMPLSNCLRSTLVPLPRSFLSLGMATRRGRGVRFSSNSKADEDANASQLTRNQISASKKRVKATVDVETKKMGADSLNERLGSLPEIEDFAFHKTRKSTSRQAAVSSTSPPVTNGTDLSKSTVEPPAGWQEILQGIRNMRASEDAPVDLVGCEKAGRFLPEKQRRFVVLISALLSSQTKDAVTDGAIQRLHQNGLLSADAITNADESILRSLIYPVGFYTRKAVYMKKVSEICLSKYGGDIPSSLEELLSLPGVGPKMAHLVMTVAWDNVQGICVDTHVHRICNRLGWVSKLGSTQKTSTPEETRVSLEYWLPKEEWAPINPLLVGFGQTVCTPLRPKCGSCLVNHICPSAFKEAATSPASKAKKASPRKR; encoded by the exons ATGACAATGCCTCTGTCCAATTGCCTGCGGAGCACCCTCGTGCCGCTGCCACGCTCGTTTCTCTCACTGGGGATGGCGACAAGGCGGGGAAGAGGCGTTCGTTTCTCTTCAAACTCGAAGGCAGACGAAG ATGCCAATGCAAGTCAACTAACTAGGAACCAAATCTCTGCGAGCAAGAAGAGGGTGAAGGCGACGGTGGACGTAGAGACCAAGAAGATGGGAGCTGATTCTTTGAATGAAAGG CTTGGAAGCCTCCCTGAGATTGAAGATTTTGCTTTCCACAAGACTAGGAAGTCTACTTCAA GACAGGCAGCGGTTTCATCTACATCTCCCCCTGTGACGAATGGGACTGATCTCTCCAAGTCAACAG TGGAACCACCTGCTGGTTGGCAGGAAATTTTGCAAGGGATTCGGAACATGAGAGCTTCTGAAGATGCTCCTGTAGACTTGGTTGGATGTGAGAAAGCTGGTAGATTTCTGCCAGAAAAG CAAAGGAGATTTGTGGTTCTCATTTCAGCTCTTTTATCAAGTCAAACCAAGGATGCTGTCACTGATG GAGCCATTCAACGGCTTCATCAAAATGGTCTTTTGAGTGCTGATGCCATCACAAATGCAGATGAGTCAATCCTTAGAAGCTTGATCTATCCA GTAGgattttatacaagaaaggctgtttacatgaaaaaagtttCTGAAATTTGCCTCTCAAAGTATGGAGGAGACATTCCCAGTTCTTTAGAGGAGTTACTCTCACTTCCAGGAGTCGGCCCTAAGATGGCTCATTTG GTCATGACTGTGGCTTGGGATAATGTTCAAGGCATATGTGTAGACACGCATGTTCATCGGATTTGCAATCGGTTAGGATGGGTATCAAAGCTAGGGTCAACACAG aaaaCGTCAACACCTGAAGAAACAAGAGTCTCATTGGAATATTGGCTTCCAAAGGAAGAGTGGGCTCCAATCAATCCGCTACTG GTTGGGTTTGGACAGACAGTATGCACCCCTCTTCGTCCAAAATGTGGCTCATGTCTTGTAAATCATATTTGCCCCTCTGCCTTCAAGGAAGCGGCTACCAGTCCAGCTTCTAAGGCCAAAAAGGCAAGTCCGAGGAAAAGATAG